DNA from Prionailurus bengalensis isolate Pbe53 chromosome X, Fcat_Pben_1.1_paternal_pri, whole genome shotgun sequence:
GGAGGCGAGAGCTGTCAAGGGTTAAATGCTACTTATTGAAGGGTCAACCAAGATGGCACATGAAATTGTCCTCTGGATTCAATAACGCGGAAGCCACGGAGAAGCTTAGAATGAGCTGTTTATGCAGCAATACGGGGCCGGAATCCAGACTGGAGTGTGCTGAGGAATGAGTAGGAGAGAACAAGTACAAAACAACTCCAGCGAGAAGCTGGGCTGTGAGGCTCGGGTGGAGGAACCCGCGGCAGGCAGGACAGGGGCGCGGCTAAGGGCGTGGCTAAGGGCGTGGCCAAGGGCGGGGCTGAAGGACGCAGATCCAGGCTGGAAGCCAGCCGAGCTCTGAATTTGAGCTTTGGCTTGGGGCCAAAGGAAGGGGTACCTTTTTCAAGGTGCTCGGTCCCATTTTTGCAATTCATCTGCCTGGTGAGGGCACCTTCTGATTCCCATAAGTCTCTGCGGCAGTTGTGCTAGGGGAGGGTGTGAATcaatgggatttctttttttccaaagagaGAGACATTTGACTATGTTTAATTCTCACGTTGTGAGAACACTCTGGTTGAGAGCCTGTGGTTGAACGAACAGGAAAGAGAGGTGGTGATTGAGAGCAGGGACTAGGCATATGCGATTgtcccagaaaggaaaaaaaaaagggggggggagtaCCAGGTCTACTAAATTAGGTGTGCTAGAAGTCACTTTACAGAAaaccactttttcttttcttttcttcaattgAACTATAGGTGAcacacaacgttacattagtttcaggtgtatggcATAGTGACTGACAGTGCTAtccattatgctgtgctcaccacaagggtaACTACCagctgtcaccatacaatgccattacgataccattgactatattccccacgctgtgcctttcatccccgtgacttattcattccataactggaagccggTACCTCCCAGAAAacaactttatttcttaaaaaaaaaaatcttttaaatgtttatttttgagatagcacaagcggggaaggggcagagagagggggacagaggatccgaagcaggctctgtgctgacagccagcaagcccaatgtggggctcgaacccaccaaccacaagatcgtgacctgagctgaagtcagacacccaatcgactgagctacccagacaccccagaaaacAACTTTATTTCTGATTGAGCTTTCTGCTGGGCAATTTGCCTTGGTAATTCCTAGGGTTTCCCTACTCCTACGGTTGTGCCATAGACCTGGGGTCTTAGGATCGTTGGGTCTTGGTCCACATAGGTGCCTCTGAAATGTCACCTACAATGTCTCTGCGACCCTCCTGCTGCCTCCAAGTTGCATCTGGGGCCCAGGAACGTTTGGGATAGTGCCTCCCATCATCTGTCGAGATGAACCATACAGCTACTCCATGAGTTCTGCTCTTCCCTGACTCAGTGTCAGGAAGAAGAGCTCAGGTGCTTTTTGCCGTGGGGTCCAGagacttctctctcccttcacccacccccaacccaggGGAAGAGCCAGTAGAGTTCTGCTCTTTCCCCAGAGTCAGTGTAGACAGACACTGCCAAAGGGCGCAGCGAGAGGAGGGGAAAAATTTGTGGCTATTTTAAAAACCGACCACACCCTCCGCGCCTGGAGTTTaggcttttggaaaaaaataccaGAGACTTTTTGCATTTTGCCCAGCCACATCCCTCCCTTCAGGTGAGCAGGGAGCCATCCAGTTGCttaaaagaggagaggagggaaaagtaaaaatatagggAAGGAAAAAGTTATACTTTAATATTGGAAAATAATATCCCTGCCACCAAAGAGAAGATGGGGACAGAGGTAAGTGGATATATGGCTCTATAGTGGAAAGTGAGAGACTGTCTAATAGTTTCATTTTCTGTATGTAGTAGGAGGGAAGTTCATTTGTTGAAAACAGGGGAGAGGGTGCAAAGAGGGATATCAGAGGTCTGAGGTGAGCAGACCAGGTTTGAAATAGTCATAATGGAACCCAAGACTGGGAATTGACATGGAAAGTATAGGATTTCAGGGATCACTTGAGGTTGACGATTATGACTTATCTGCCCTGTGGGGAAACTTCTTGCAACAGTGTTTGCAGGCACAGAGAAAGCCCAAGGCAGGGTTTaaacggggcggggtgggggtggggagctgttGCCAAATGAGTAATGAAAAGCCAGAAGGTCAGGGAGTTTAGGTTATTGGCAGAAGCGTTATGAAAACAATGGTCTGGGGTCTCTTTGCCGAATACGAAAAACTGAGACCAAGGTGGACGCAGTGGTCAATGAGGCTGGGGAACAGAGAGGTTTTGAACGAATGGCTAGGGAGAGGCAAAGTGTGGGCAGACAGCAGGATGCTTCAGCTAATGATTTCAGAGGTGGAATAGTTTCTGTGATGAAAAAGACCAGAGATCTTTGGCAATGTTCTCACTTTTCCAACTGGAACACCTTCCCCAGGTGGAGGTGAGCAGATTTGCTTTCTATCTTCCATTAACCTTACAACAGCTTCCTCCAAGGGGGTGTTCACTATCCTGCTGAAACAGAGCAAAATTATCCTTTTTAGTTCTCTTTTAGATTTCAGGAACTTCAATCTGCTTCTCGGACTTCCTGTCACGTTTTCATCCATCCTTGAGAACATATCCCTGCTTATGGGTCCTTTTAAACACTGATCTCCCGAGACAGTCCACCATCCTACCACTCTATAGTTCTGTAAATGTCTTTCGCTCACGTGTCAGAACGGGCTAGGTTATGCAGCGGTaacaggtgccccccccccccaatctcacAAGGTCAGGAGGTACGGGGGTACTAAAAATcatctgcattttacaaatgagtaaactgaTCTTTGGTGTCTGAAAAGGTGCATAGCCCTCAGCGGGCAAAACCCTAAGGAACACAACACTTCACAAAGGCTCCTCCTGACCAATTAATTGCGCTACGTGAATACGCAGCCTCCAATTCCTCCGGTCCACCATGCAGCGTGCAATTGCGTATCTTTATCTTAGCGGAGAAATTTTCCCATCCAGAACTCAGGAACACCCACCCCGGGGGCCGACGGGGACGCTGGATGTGGATAGTGACCAGGAGCCCCGCTCTAAATAGTGTGGGGGCGAGTCTGCCTACGACAGAGACGACCAGGCGGGGGACATAAAACAGAAGAGTCGGTGGAGTTCTCCGGGTGGGGTCCACGTCCCGTCACTGGGTACATTCTGTACACACGAGCCCCTCCCTTGCCTGAAGTCGATTCCTGAAGACTTGACTTCACTATGGAGGAGTTGGGGAAAGGTGGGGTCTGGCTCGGTGCGCCCCAACCACCGTCCCCACCCCGCAGCAACCCCGCCCAGATCTGGCAGAGCCCTGGGCGATCCCGGGCGGGTGAGGAGGCGGGGAGAAGCTGCGAGGTCGAAGGCGGGGCGGGCGGCTGCCAAACCAGCCAATAGGCGGCTCTCCAGCGGCTGAGCCGAGATAGGGCAGGGGCGCCGACACCAGCACCATCGCCTCCCAAGTTTCCCCTTGTGGATGCAGGGCGCGGGTGGCTCCGCTCCTCCCGGCGCAGAGGGCCCCGAAGAGGCCGGAGGAGCGGGCTCGGGACGGGATTtgtgaggaaggggagaggacgGGCGCCCCACCCGCTCGCCGGGTGGGGGGCTCGGTGAACGATGaagggccggcggcggcggcgccgggaGTACTGCAAGTTTGCGCTGCTGTTGGTGCTCTACACGCTGGTGCTGCTGCTCGTCCCCTCCGTACTGGACGGCGGCCGCGACGGCGACAAGGGCGCGGGGCACTGCCCGGGCCTGCAGCACAGCCTGGGAGTGTGGAGCttggaggcggcggcggcggacgAGCGCGAGCAGGGCGCCGAGGGGCGGCCGGCTGCCTCGGGGGGCGCGGGCCCGTCCCCCCAGTCCCTGGGCAACCTCAGCGGCGATGTCGCGGAGGCGGTGTCTCGCGAGAAGCAGCACATCTACGTGCATGCCACCTGGCGCACCGGCTCGTCGTTCTTGGGCGAGCTCTTTAACCAGCACCCGGACGTTTTCTACTTGTACGAGCCCATGTGGCATCTATGGCAGGCGCTGTATCCGGGCGACGCCGAGAGCCTGCAGGGCGCGCTGCGCGACATGCTGCGCTCCCTCTTCCGCTGCGACTTCTCAGTGCTGCGGCTGTATTCGCCGCCCGGGGACCCCGCCGCGCGCGCCCCGGGCGCGGCCAATCTCACCACGGCCGCCCTCTTCCGCTGGCGGACCAACAAGGTCATCTGCTCGCCGCCGCTTTGCCCCGGCGCGCCCCGTGCCCGCGCCGAGGTCGGCCTCGTCGAAGATGCCGCCTGCGAGCGCAGCTGCCCGCCCGTGGCTCTACGCGCCCTGGAGGCCGAGTGCCGCAAGTATCCGGTGGTGGTCATCAAGGACGTGCGCCTCCTCGACCTGGGTGTGCTGGTGCCTCTGTTGCGTGACCCCGGCCTCAACCTGAAGGTGGTGCAGCTTTTCCGTGATCCACGGGCTGTGCACAACTCGCGCCTCAAGTCCAGGCAGGGGCTGCTGCGCGAGAGCATCCAGGTGCTGCGCACCCGCCAGCGGGGCGACCGCTTCCACCGCGTGCTGCTGGCGCACGGCGTGGGCGCTCGGCCCGGGGGCCAGTCCCGCGCCCTGCCCGCCGCACCGCGCGCCGACTTCTTCCTGACCGGCGCGCTCGAGGTCATCTGCGAAGCCTGGCTGCGCGATCTCTTGTTCGCGCGCGGAGCTCCCGCCTGGCTGCGGCGCCGCTACCTGAGGCTGCGCTACGAGGACCTGGTGCGGCAGCCGCGCACCCAGCTGCGCCGCCTGCTGCGCTTCTCCGGGCTGCGCGCGCTCGCCGCCCTCGAAGCCTTCGCGCTCAACATGACGCGGGGCGCGGCCTACGGCGCAGACAGACCCTTCCACCTGTCGGCGCGCGATGCCCGCGAGGCCGTGCACGCCTGGAGGGAGCGCCTGAGCCGAGAGCAGGTGCGCCAGGTGGAGGCGGCCTGCGCTCCAGCCATGCGTCTGCTGGCTTATCCTCGCAGCGGAGAGGACGACGACCTGGAGCTGCCTGTGGATGAGGAGAAGCCGCTGGAGACCGAGGCCGACGGCGCCACGTAGCCCCCCGTCGTGCGCCCCCGGGACGGATCCGGGTAAGGTTCGGGCTAGGGAAGGGCCTCTGGGGAGCTCAGACCagcctgcgggggggggggggagtgggggtgggtgccATCCCAGATCTCACCGTGTCTGAATAGATTCGAGCGGGTGGGAAAGCGCTGCTGGTAGAATTTGGAAGAGAGTCTCGGGATCTCCAGCTTAGCCACTTGCCCCCTCCGAGGAGGGCCCTGCGACGAGACGGAGGGGGTTAAGTTTGGCTGAGGCGGAACATAGGTCCCCTCTATGAAGTAGGAGGGGTCGGTCACCTGTTGAGCACCTG
Protein-coding regions in this window:
- the CHST7 gene encoding carbohydrate sulfotransferase 7 encodes the protein MKGRRRRRREYCKFALLLVLYTLVLLLVPSVLDGGRDGDKGAGHCPGLQHSLGVWSLEAAAADEREQGAEGRPAASGGAGPSPQSLGNLSGDVAEAVSREKQHIYVHATWRTGSSFLGELFNQHPDVFYLYEPMWHLWQALYPGDAESLQGALRDMLRSLFRCDFSVLRLYSPPGDPAARAPGAANLTTAALFRWRTNKVICSPPLCPGAPRARAEVGLVEDAACERSCPPVALRALEAECRKYPVVVIKDVRLLDLGVLVPLLRDPGLNLKVVQLFRDPRAVHNSRLKSRQGLLRESIQVLRTRQRGDRFHRVLLAHGVGARPGGQSRALPAAPRADFFLTGALEVICEAWLRDLLFARGAPAWLRRRYLRLRYEDLVRQPRTQLRRLLRFSGLRALAALEAFALNMTRGAAYGADRPFHLSARDAREAVHAWRERLSREQVRQVEAACAPAMRLLAYPRSGEDDDLELPVDEEKPLETEADGAT